Proteins from a genomic interval of Musa acuminata AAA Group cultivar baxijiao chromosome BXJ1-9, Cavendish_Baxijiao_AAA, whole genome shotgun sequence:
- the LOC103997538 gene encoding uncharacterized protein LOC103997538 isoform X1 — translation MTEVVEDDAEFLSLVEAAEAAAVGGSAKRQKLSSVASIPATEEGSYMAALRGSHSSLWQQQLKLGQKKGNNSGGLRTGSNPPHSSSSTTGGACFKCGMAGHWARDCDAARGRERGEGSVSGGGFVGREDDGVPQKACPCGSGTCLVRTSNTAKNPGRKFYTCPLKLDNGGCNFFEWCDNPLSSLSSSRKPLNHQPSLSVPCLQCPCGAGSCLVLVTKAGKNVGQQYYRCPLDEGTGSCGFFKWCNGKDTTTTEHTFGSENPVTCENSSSKLFGDRSSSSCFKRGQAGQWSRECTKQSSDNYYMETGVKHLGSTASTCFKCGKSGHWARECPSK, via the exons ATGACGGAGGTGGTGGAGGACGACGCCGAGTTCCTCTCGCTGGTGGAAGCGGCGGAGGCCGCGGCGGTCGGAGGCAGCGCCAAGCGGCAGAAGCTCTCCTCCGTCGCTAGCATCCCCGCCACCGAGGAGGGCTCCTATATGGCCGCGCTCAGAGGCAGCCATAGCTCCCTATGGCAGCAGCAGTTGAAGCTCGGCCAAAAGAAGGGAAACAACAGCGGTGGCCTACGAACCGGCAGCAACCCACCGCATTCGTCATCCTCGACCACTGGCGGCGCCTGCTTCAAGTGCGGCATGGCCGGCCACTGGGCGAGGGACTGCGACGCCGCGCGCGGAAGGGAACGGGGAGAAGGATCGGTTTCCGGAGGCGGTTTTGTTGGCAGAGAGGACGACGGGGTGCCACAGAAGGCCTGCCCTTGTGGGTCGGGGACATGTTTGGTACGCACTTCTAACACGGCCAAGAATCCAGGGAGGAAATTCTATACTTGCCCTCTCAAACTG GACAATGGAGGCTGCAATTTTTTTGAATGGTGTGATAATCCATTGTCAAGTCTCTCTTCTTCTCGAAAACCCTTGAATCATCAACCTAGCTTGTCAGTTCCATGCCTTCAATGCCCATGTGGTGCtggctcttgcttagtgctagtcACAAAAGCCGGAAAGAATGTGGGTCAGCAGTATTACCGTTGTCCACTGGATGAG GGGACTGGATCCTGTGGCTTTTTTAAATGGTGCAATGGCAAGGACACCACCACCACTGAACACACGTTTGGTTCTGAAAATCCTGTTACATGTGAAAATTCAAGCAGCAAGCTCTTTGGTGACAGGAGCAGTTCATCTTGTTTCAAACGTGGGCAAGCTGGCCAGTGGTCCAGGGAGTGCACCAAGCAGTCATCAGATAATTATTACATGGAGACAGGGGTAAAGCATCTTGGTTCCACAGCCTCCACATGTTTCAAGTGTGGTAAGTCTGGTCACTGGGCTCGAGAGTGCCCTTCTAAATGA
- the LOC103997538 gene encoding uncharacterized protein LOC103997538 isoform X2, which produces MTEVVEDDAEFLSLVEAAEAAAVGGSAKRQKLSSVASIPATEEGSYMAALRGSHSSLWQQQLKLGQKKGNNSGGLRTGSNPPHSSSSTTGGACFKCGMAGHWARDCDAARGRERGEGSVSGGGFVGREDDGVPQKACPCGSGTCLVRTSNTAKNPGRKFYTCPLKLDNGGCNFFEWCDNPLSSLSSSRKPLNHQPSLSVPCLQCPCGAGSCLVLVTKAGKNVGQQYYRCPLDESNESGAKHVQPDILPFPPFKLPCNSTNNYYVQIL; this is translated from the exons ATGACGGAGGTGGTGGAGGACGACGCCGAGTTCCTCTCGCTGGTGGAAGCGGCGGAGGCCGCGGCGGTCGGAGGCAGCGCCAAGCGGCAGAAGCTCTCCTCCGTCGCTAGCATCCCCGCCACCGAGGAGGGCTCCTATATGGCCGCGCTCAGAGGCAGCCATAGCTCCCTATGGCAGCAGCAGTTGAAGCTCGGCCAAAAGAAGGGAAACAACAGCGGTGGCCTACGAACCGGCAGCAACCCACCGCATTCGTCATCCTCGACCACTGGCGGCGCCTGCTTCAAGTGCGGCATGGCCGGCCACTGGGCGAGGGACTGCGACGCCGCGCGCGGAAGGGAACGGGGAGAAGGATCGGTTTCCGGAGGCGGTTTTGTTGGCAGAGAGGACGACGGGGTGCCACAGAAGGCCTGCCCTTGTGGGTCGGGGACATGTTTGGTACGCACTTCTAACACGGCCAAGAATCCAGGGAGGAAATTCTATACTTGCCCTCTCAAACTG GACAATGGAGGCTGCAATTTTTTTGAATGGTGTGATAATCCATTGTCAAGTCTCTCTTCTTCTCGAAAACCCTTGAATCATCAACCTAGCTTGTCAGTTCCATGCCTTCAATGCCCATGTGGTGCtggctcttgcttagtgctagtcACAAAAGCCGGAAAGAATGTGGGTCAGCAGTATTACCGTTGTCCACTGGATGAG TCAAATGAATCAGGAGCGAAACATGTTCAACCAGACATTTTGCCTTTTCCACCGTTCAAACTTCCATGCAATTCTACAAACAATTACTACGTGCAAATTCTTTAG
- the LOC135582791 gene encoding protein ETHYLENE-INSENSITIVE 2-like isoform X2: protein MESRTSRGVMAHLFPSLGPALVISMGYIDLGKWLAAVDGGVRFGNDLVLLVLFFNLAAILCQYLATCVGIVTRKNLAQICSVEYSRTTCMILGVQYQLSMITSDLTMILGVAHGFNLLFGVNILGSICFAAVASVLLPIFVDLLNDRKAEALYESLAGFALLLYVLGVLISQPEIPLPTNVTFPKLSGENAYSLMALLGANIMAHNFYIHSSIVQKRLPNVPVTALLHDHFFAILFIFTGIFVVNYVLMNSAAAVFGITGIELKFEDVSLLMDQIFWIPIAPVAIFLVLVFSSQITALTWNIDGQEILQYFFGANISVWVQVLLVKALSVIPALCCAKCAGTEGIFQLLIFCQVIQAMLLPSSVIPLFRVASSQSIMGAFKISWYLGIVALLAFFGMLASNVIFITEMLFGNSSWINDLRGGMSNGGIATCAAFLLVACVSMCFMLYLTVTPLKSASDKPETDIGMLHSRMDELELSRGRKDDVQDKIATNEDMLSVESALEITLEHHDDKSFLDSNIDQSDTAINPDHDCHQPTHDSVASDTAIDPDHDCHQLTHDSVASDAAIDPDHDCHQPTHGISASDTFSTAMFQNEELKSVNEIDLETLNKTSSASLLDPGVVERQESDQVQKDLALKADISRDKDNEEVLVAKESVTKSLPPLTSEDSGSFNPVQVKVSDGGIGNESSSKSSGLGRSSRRQLAIILDEFWGHLFDFHGKPTQEAIGQKYDALLGLNLKTVSSIKVDVGTESSINFCTDADRGAIFSPNSMDYGSPKRMNMSKGELSYGFRMGSPSRSRNIQILNTRSQALSSRQLDSNERPYSSLYLPQCSDNHDYQPATVHGYQIASYVKEIGSGRTPYLSNVSLDSPKISKSPPSIPPGFEDSVLYGDRQNGLGSLATSSLQSPKMPRVRRVQVEGPYFNPSLIEPSENAGSSSCTKKYHSSPDISALIAASRNLLLNEANSGGPIGQPSLGRMISQQQHYLNPISKTGVSLAFDELYQPKLHRDVLPLQSKLNPDTRSLWSRQPFEQLFGMPNGGESRGDRAVTDKLSSASEELLSCADSELKLLQSLRFCITKLLKLEGSDWLFRHNGGCDEELICKVSTTEKYIHKAGANDMNQLHSNRLQYLSSDQRLSSVQRNEEADTPYSLSLPNCGDGCVWQASLVVSFGVWCIHRILELSHVESRPELWGKYTYVLNRLQGILDLAFSRPRNPLSTCSCLELAPEGSNQLLLSQHSKPIRAPFTTASMILEIIKDVEIAVSGRKGRTGTAAGDVAFPKGKENLASVLKRYKRRLSNRNT from the exons ATGGAGTCTAGGACATCTAGAGGAGTGATGGCTCATCTTTTTCCGTCTCTTGGTCCTGCACTTGTCATTTCTATGGGATACATAGACCTTGGAAAGTGGTTGGCAGCTGTGGATGGTGGGGTCCGATTCGGAAATGATCTGGTGTTACTAGTTTTATTTTTCAACTTAGCTGCCATTCTTTGCCAGTACCTTGCAACATGTGTTGGCATTGTCACCAGAAAGAATCTTGCACAG ATTTGCAGCGTGGAATACTCAAGGACAACATGCATGATATTGGGAGTTCAATATCAGCTATCCATGATTACCTCAGACCTGACTATG ATTTTGGGAGTAGCACATGGTTTCAACCTTCTTTTCGGTGTGAACATATTGGGCAGCATCTGTTTTGCTGCAGTTGCTtctgttttgttacccatttttgttgatcTATTG AATGATCGGAAGGCTGAAGCATTATACGAaagcttagctggttttgctttgCTGTTGTACGTGCTTGGGGTACTAATCAGTCAACCAGAAATTCCTCTTCCAACGAATGTTACTTTCCCCAAGCTGAGTGGAGAGAATGCATACTCACTTATGGCCCTTCTTGGTGCGAACATAATGGCACATAATTTTTATATCCACTCTTCAATCGTCCAG AAGAGACTCCCGAATGTTCCTGTAACTGCCTTACTTCATGATCACTTTTTTGCAATCCTGTTCATCTTCACTGGCATATTTGTGGTTAATTATGTGCTGATGAATTCGGCCGCAGCTGTTTTTGGCATTACCGGTATTGAACTCAAATTTGAAGATGTGTCTCTGCTGATGGATCAG ATTTTTTGGATTCCTATAGCACCTGTTGCAATATTTCTTGTCCTTGTATTCTCAAGTCAGATTACAGCTTTAACTTGGAATATCGATGGGCAAGAAATCTTGCAGTATTTTTTTGGTGCAAACATCTCTGTTTGGGTTCAGGTTCTGTTAGTTAAAGCTCTTTCTGTCATTCCAGCACTTTGCTGTGCAAAGTGTGCAGGCACTGAAGGGATATTTCAATTGCTTATTTTCTGTCAAGTTATACAGGCTATGCTTCTTCCATCTTCCGTAATTCCCCTTTTCAGAGTAGCATCGTCACAATCAATAATGGGAGCATTTAAAATATCATGGTATCTGGGAATTGTGGCTTTGTTGGCATTTTTTGGGATGCTTGCTTCAAATGTAATCTTCATCACTGAAATGTTATTCGGAAATAGCAGTTGGATAAATGACCTTAGGGGAGGTATGAGTAATGGTGGAATTGCCACATGTGCTGCCTTTCTTCTTGTCGCCTGTGTGTCAATGTGTTTTATGCTGTACTTGACAGTTACGCCACTGAAGTCTGCAAGTGATAAACCAGAGACAGATATAGGAATGTTACATTCACGAATGGATGAGCTTGAACTATCAAGGGGAAGAaaagatgatgttcaagataaaatTGCAACTAATGAAGATATGCTTTCGGTGGAATCTGCTTTAGAAATTACCTTGGAGCACCATGATGATAAATCATTTTTGGATTCTAATATTGACCAATCTGATACAGCTATTAATCCTGATCATGATTGCCATCAACCTACCCATGATTCTGTTGCTTCTGATACTGCTATTGATCCTGATCATGATTGCCATCAACTTACTCATGATTCTGTTGCTTCTGATGCAGCTATTGATCCTGATCATGACTGCCATCAACCTACTCATGGTATCAGTGCTTCTGATACCTTTAGTACCGCAATGTTTCAAAATGAAGAATTGAAGTCTGTTAATGAAATTGACTTAGAAACTCTGAACAAGACATCCTCTGCTAGCTTGTTAGATCCTGGTGTTGTAGAAAGACAAGAATCTGATCAAGTGCAGAAAGATTTGGCATTAAAGGCAGATATTTCCAGAGATAAGGACAATGAAGAGGTTTTGGTGGCTAAGGAGTCAGTAACCAAATCATTGCCACCTTTGACATCTGAGGATTCTGGATCCTTTAATCCTGTTCAGGTAAAAGTTTCTGATGGTGGTATTGGCAATGAAAGCTCATCAAAGTCATCTGGATTAGGTCGTTCCTCTCGCCGGCAGTTGGCAATCATTTTGGATGAGTTCTGGGGGCACCTTTTTGATTTCCATGGGAAACCGACACAAGAAGCCATTGGGCAAAAGTATGATGCTCTATTGGGTTTAAACTTGAAAACTGTTAGTTCaataaaagtggatgtaggaacAGAGTCTTCGATTAATTTCTGCACAGATGCGGATAGGGGGGCAATTTTCTCACCAAATTCAATGGATTATGGCTCTCCGAAACGAATGAATATGTCTAAGGGAGAGTTATCATATGGGTTTCGGATGGGATCCCCATCTCGGTCTCGCAACATTCAAATACTGAACACACGTTCACAAGCCTTGTCTAGCAGACAGCTCGATTCGAATGAAAGACCTTATTCTAGTTTATACTTGCCACAGTGTTCTGACAATCATGATTATCAGCCAGCAACAGTACATGGGTACCAGATAGCATCTTATGTCAAAGAAATTGGGTCAGGGAGAACTCCTTATTTGTCAAATGTGTCACTGGACTCTCCTAAAATTTCTAAATCTCCTCCATCaattcctccaggttttgaggactCAGTTCTGTATGGTGATAGGCAAAATGGGCTAGGTTCGCTTGCAACATCTAGTCTGCAAAGCCCAAAGATGCCTCGAGTTCGCAGGGTCCAGGTAGAAGGACCTTATTTCAACCCTTCTTTAATTGAACCTAGTGAAAATGCTGGCTCCTCTTCCTGcactaagaaatatcatagttcacCAGACATTTCTGCACTTATTGCTGCCAGCAGGAACTTGTTATTGAACGAGGCAAATTCAGGTGGTCCTATTGGTCAGCCATCTTTGGGTAGGATGATATCTCAACAGCAACATTATTTGAATCCTATCTCCAAGACTGGAGTTTCGTTAGCTTTTGATGAACTCTATCAACCCAAACTTCATAGGGATGTTCTCCCACTTCAGTCAAAGTTGAACCCAGACACCAGATCCCTTTGGTCTAGACAACCATTTGAACAACTGTTTGGCATGCCAAATGGAGGTGAAAGTAGAGGGGATCGAGCAGTTACTGACAAACTAAGTAGTGCTTCGGAAGAGCTTTTATCATGTGCAGATTCAGAACTCAAGTTATTGCAATCTCTTCGTTTTTGTATTACAAAGCTCCTGAAATTAGAGGGATCAGATTGGCTATTTAGACACAATGGTGGTTGTGATGAAGAACTAATTTGTAAGGTTTCTACAACCGAGAAGTATATACACAAAGCAGGTGCAAATGACATGAATCAGTTACACTCTAATAGACTTCAGTACTTGTCATCTGATCAAAGGCTTAGTTCAGTTCAGAGGAATGAGGAGGCAGATACCCCTTACTCTCTGTCGTTGCCGAACTGTGGAGATGGTTGTGTATGGCAAGCATCCCTGGTTGTAAGTTTTGGAGTTTGGTGTATTCATCGGATCTTAGAGCTGTCCCATGTGGAAAGTCGGCCAGAGCTATGGGGCAAATACACATACGTTCTTAACCGCCTTcag GGAATTCTTGATCTTGCATTTTCCCGACCACGGAATCCCCTCAGCACCTGTTCCTGTCTTGAACTAGCACCAGAAGGTTCCAACCAGTTGCTGCTAAGCCAACACTCAAAACCAATCAGGGCACCATTTACAACTGCGAGTATGATACTTGAGATCATTAAAGATGTCGAAATCGCTGTCTCTGGTCGCAAGGGACGGACAGGCACTGCTGCAGGTGATGTTGCATTCCCGAAGGGGAAGGAGAACCTGGCATCTGTGTTGAAGCGCTATAAGCGGCGGCTCTCTAACAGGAACACATGA
- the LOC135582791 gene encoding protein ETHYLENE-INSENSITIVE 2-like isoform X1, translated as MESRTSRGVMAHLFPSLGPALVISMGYIDLGKWLAAVDGGVRFGNDLVLLVLFFNLAAILCQYLATCVGIVTRKNLAQICSVEYSRTTCMILGVQYQLSMITSDLTMILGVAHGFNLLFGVNILGSICFAAVASVLLPIFVDLLNDRKAEALYESLAGFALLLYVLGVLISQPEIPLPTNVTFPKLSGENAYSLMALLGANIMAHNFYIHSSIVQQKRLPNVPVTALLHDHFFAILFIFTGIFVVNYVLMNSAAAVFGITGIELKFEDVSLLMDQIFWIPIAPVAIFLVLVFSSQITALTWNIDGQEILQYFFGANISVWVQVLLVKALSVIPALCCAKCAGTEGIFQLLIFCQVIQAMLLPSSVIPLFRVASSQSIMGAFKISWYLGIVALLAFFGMLASNVIFITEMLFGNSSWINDLRGGMSNGGIATCAAFLLVACVSMCFMLYLTVTPLKSASDKPETDIGMLHSRMDELELSRGRKDDVQDKIATNEDMLSVESALEITLEHHDDKSFLDSNIDQSDTAINPDHDCHQPTHDSVASDTAIDPDHDCHQLTHDSVASDAAIDPDHDCHQPTHGISASDTFSTAMFQNEELKSVNEIDLETLNKTSSASLLDPGVVERQESDQVQKDLALKADISRDKDNEEVLVAKESVTKSLPPLTSEDSGSFNPVQVKVSDGGIGNESSSKSSGLGRSSRRQLAIILDEFWGHLFDFHGKPTQEAIGQKYDALLGLNLKTVSSIKVDVGTESSINFCTDADRGAIFSPNSMDYGSPKRMNMSKGELSYGFRMGSPSRSRNIQILNTRSQALSSRQLDSNERPYSSLYLPQCSDNHDYQPATVHGYQIASYVKEIGSGRTPYLSNVSLDSPKISKSPPSIPPGFEDSVLYGDRQNGLGSLATSSLQSPKMPRVRRVQVEGPYFNPSLIEPSENAGSSSCTKKYHSSPDISALIAASRNLLLNEANSGGPIGQPSLGRMISQQQHYLNPISKTGVSLAFDELYQPKLHRDVLPLQSKLNPDTRSLWSRQPFEQLFGMPNGGESRGDRAVTDKLSSASEELLSCADSELKLLQSLRFCITKLLKLEGSDWLFRHNGGCDEELICKVSTTEKYIHKAGANDMNQLHSNRLQYLSSDQRLSSVQRNEEADTPYSLSLPNCGDGCVWQASLVVSFGVWCIHRILELSHVESRPELWGKYTYVLNRLQGILDLAFSRPRNPLSTCSCLELAPEGSNQLLLSQHSKPIRAPFTTASMILEIIKDVEIAVSGRKGRTGTAAGDVAFPKGKENLASVLKRYKRRLSNRNT; from the exons ATGGAGTCTAGGACATCTAGAGGAGTGATGGCTCATCTTTTTCCGTCTCTTGGTCCTGCACTTGTCATTTCTATGGGATACATAGACCTTGGAAAGTGGTTGGCAGCTGTGGATGGTGGGGTCCGATTCGGAAATGATCTGGTGTTACTAGTTTTATTTTTCAACTTAGCTGCCATTCTTTGCCAGTACCTTGCAACATGTGTTGGCATTGTCACCAGAAAGAATCTTGCACAG ATTTGCAGCGTGGAATACTCAAGGACAACATGCATGATATTGGGAGTTCAATATCAGCTATCCATGATTACCTCAGACCTGACTATG ATTTTGGGAGTAGCACATGGTTTCAACCTTCTTTTCGGTGTGAACATATTGGGCAGCATCTGTTTTGCTGCAGTTGCTtctgttttgttacccatttttgttgatcTATTG AATGATCGGAAGGCTGAAGCATTATACGAaagcttagctggttttgctttgCTGTTGTACGTGCTTGGGGTACTAATCAGTCAACCAGAAATTCCTCTTCCAACGAATGTTACTTTCCCCAAGCTGAGTGGAGAGAATGCATACTCACTTATGGCCCTTCTTGGTGCGAACATAATGGCACATAATTTTTATATCCACTCTTCAATCGTCCAG CAGAAGAGACTCCCGAATGTTCCTGTAACTGCCTTACTTCATGATCACTTTTTTGCAATCCTGTTCATCTTCACTGGCATATTTGTGGTTAATTATGTGCTGATGAATTCGGCCGCAGCTGTTTTTGGCATTACCGGTATTGAACTCAAATTTGAAGATGTGTCTCTGCTGATGGATCAG ATTTTTTGGATTCCTATAGCACCTGTTGCAATATTTCTTGTCCTTGTATTCTCAAGTCAGATTACAGCTTTAACTTGGAATATCGATGGGCAAGAAATCTTGCAGTATTTTTTTGGTGCAAACATCTCTGTTTGGGTTCAGGTTCTGTTAGTTAAAGCTCTTTCTGTCATTCCAGCACTTTGCTGTGCAAAGTGTGCAGGCACTGAAGGGATATTTCAATTGCTTATTTTCTGTCAAGTTATACAGGCTATGCTTCTTCCATCTTCCGTAATTCCCCTTTTCAGAGTAGCATCGTCACAATCAATAATGGGAGCATTTAAAATATCATGGTATCTGGGAATTGTGGCTTTGTTGGCATTTTTTGGGATGCTTGCTTCAAATGTAATCTTCATCACTGAAATGTTATTCGGAAATAGCAGTTGGATAAATGACCTTAGGGGAGGTATGAGTAATGGTGGAATTGCCACATGTGCTGCCTTTCTTCTTGTCGCCTGTGTGTCAATGTGTTTTATGCTGTACTTGACAGTTACGCCACTGAAGTCTGCAAGTGATAAACCAGAGACAGATATAGGAATGTTACATTCACGAATGGATGAGCTTGAACTATCAAGGGGAAGAaaagatgatgttcaagataaaatTGCAACTAATGAAGATATGCTTTCGGTGGAATCTGCTTTAGAAATTACCTTGGAGCACCATGATGATAAATCATTTTTGGATTCTAATATTGACCAATCTGATACAGCTATTAATCCTGATCATGATTGCCATCAACCTACCCATGATTCTGTTGCTTCTGATACTGCTATTGATCCTGATCATGATTGCCATCAACTTACTCATGATTCTGTTGCTTCTGATGCAGCTATTGATCCTGATCATGACTGCCATCAACCTACTCATGGTATCAGTGCTTCTGATACCTTTAGTACCGCAATGTTTCAAAATGAAGAATTGAAGTCTGTTAATGAAATTGACTTAGAAACTCTGAACAAGACATCCTCTGCTAGCTTGTTAGATCCTGGTGTTGTAGAAAGACAAGAATCTGATCAAGTGCAGAAAGATTTGGCATTAAAGGCAGATATTTCCAGAGATAAGGACAATGAAGAGGTTTTGGTGGCTAAGGAGTCAGTAACCAAATCATTGCCACCTTTGACATCTGAGGATTCTGGATCCTTTAATCCTGTTCAGGTAAAAGTTTCTGATGGTGGTATTGGCAATGAAAGCTCATCAAAGTCATCTGGATTAGGTCGTTCCTCTCGCCGGCAGTTGGCAATCATTTTGGATGAGTTCTGGGGGCACCTTTTTGATTTCCATGGGAAACCGACACAAGAAGCCATTGGGCAAAAGTATGATGCTCTATTGGGTTTAAACTTGAAAACTGTTAGTTCaataaaagtggatgtaggaacAGAGTCTTCGATTAATTTCTGCACAGATGCGGATAGGGGGGCAATTTTCTCACCAAATTCAATGGATTATGGCTCTCCGAAACGAATGAATATGTCTAAGGGAGAGTTATCATATGGGTTTCGGATGGGATCCCCATCTCGGTCTCGCAACATTCAAATACTGAACACACGTTCACAAGCCTTGTCTAGCAGACAGCTCGATTCGAATGAAAGACCTTATTCTAGTTTATACTTGCCACAGTGTTCTGACAATCATGATTATCAGCCAGCAACAGTACATGGGTACCAGATAGCATCTTATGTCAAAGAAATTGGGTCAGGGAGAACTCCTTATTTGTCAAATGTGTCACTGGACTCTCCTAAAATTTCTAAATCTCCTCCATCaattcctccaggttttgaggactCAGTTCTGTATGGTGATAGGCAAAATGGGCTAGGTTCGCTTGCAACATCTAGTCTGCAAAGCCCAAAGATGCCTCGAGTTCGCAGGGTCCAGGTAGAAGGACCTTATTTCAACCCTTCTTTAATTGAACCTAGTGAAAATGCTGGCTCCTCTTCCTGcactaagaaatatcatagttcacCAGACATTTCTGCACTTATTGCTGCCAGCAGGAACTTGTTATTGAACGAGGCAAATTCAGGTGGTCCTATTGGTCAGCCATCTTTGGGTAGGATGATATCTCAACAGCAACATTATTTGAATCCTATCTCCAAGACTGGAGTTTCGTTAGCTTTTGATGAACTCTATCAACCCAAACTTCATAGGGATGTTCTCCCACTTCAGTCAAAGTTGAACCCAGACACCAGATCCCTTTGGTCTAGACAACCATTTGAACAACTGTTTGGCATGCCAAATGGAGGTGAAAGTAGAGGGGATCGAGCAGTTACTGACAAACTAAGTAGTGCTTCGGAAGAGCTTTTATCATGTGCAGATTCAGAACTCAAGTTATTGCAATCTCTTCGTTTTTGTATTACAAAGCTCCTGAAATTAGAGGGATCAGATTGGCTATTTAGACACAATGGTGGTTGTGATGAAGAACTAATTTGTAAGGTTTCTACAACCGAGAAGTATATACACAAAGCAGGTGCAAATGACATGAATCAGTTACACTCTAATAGACTTCAGTACTTGTCATCTGATCAAAGGCTTAGTTCAGTTCAGAGGAATGAGGAGGCAGATACCCCTTACTCTCTGTCGTTGCCGAACTGTGGAGATGGTTGTGTATGGCAAGCATCCCTGGTTGTAAGTTTTGGAGTTTGGTGTATTCATCGGATCTTAGAGCTGTCCCATGTGGAAAGTCGGCCAGAGCTATGGGGCAAATACACATACGTTCTTAACCGCCTTcag GGAATTCTTGATCTTGCATTTTCCCGACCACGGAATCCCCTCAGCACCTGTTCCTGTCTTGAACTAGCACCAGAAGGTTCCAACCAGTTGCTGCTAAGCCAACACTCAAAACCAATCAGGGCACCATTTACAACTGCGAGTATGATACTTGAGATCATTAAAGATGTCGAAATCGCTGTCTCTGGTCGCAAGGGACGGACAGGCACTGCTGCAGGTGATGTTGCATTCCCGAAGGGGAAGGAGAACCTGGCATCTGTGTTGAAGCGCTATAAGCGGCGGCTCTCTAACAGGAACACATGA